The Candidatus Nanohalococcus occultus genome contains a region encoding:
- a CDS encoding DUF5794 domain-containing protein, with translation MVLEQLKDGAQRQLQVFDEGTRQLTLLLCLPLIDGVFATLLVTGAVQNLTDYLLIALTVFSGAGSLAVLYSYAESIEEAKSMVLKAAPVLVVGASLIGLVAPVYDQLFSSQTLSYTAALVLMVIAGKLAEIDPAEKVSTTTVLVTGLVLSLQSPGALTLSLGYLAPAALTALTATFFLYVATYLTNMDMELGYIRKGSALVVILIGLSVAGLSIPSELGLVVFGVSLMASLA, from the coding sequence ATGGTTCTGGAACAACTCAAAGACGGCGCCCAACGGCAGTTACAGGTCTTCGACGAAGGAACACGTCAGCTAACACTTTTACTCTGCCTTCCGCTTATCGACGGAGTTTTCGCCACCTTGCTTGTAACAGGAGCGGTACAGAACCTCACAGATTATCTGCTGATTGCCCTGACAGTTTTCTCAGGCGCAGGCTCTCTAGCGGTACTTTACTCGTACGCTGAGTCTATAGAAGAGGCCAAATCAATGGTGTTAAAAGCAGCACCGGTCCTAGTTGTCGGAGCCTCATTAATCGGTCTTGTTGCCCCGGTATACGATCAGCTATTTAGCTCACAGACTTTGAGTTATACTGCGGCTTTGGTTCTGATGGTTATAGCTGGAAAACTCGCTGAAATCGATCCTGCCGAGAAAGTATCTACGACAACGGTCCTGGTAACAGGTCTTGTCTTATCTCTCCAAAGTCCTGGTGCTTTGACACTTTCACTTGGATACTTGGCGCCTGCGGCTCTGACAGCGCTTACAGCCACCTTTTTCCTTTATGTGGCTACTTATCTGACGAACATGGATATGGAGCTTGGATACATAAGGAAGGGAAGCGCTCTAGTTGTCATACTGATCGGACTTTCCGTCGCAGGTCTTAGCATACCTTCAGAGCTAGGCTTGGTTGTTTTCGGCGTATCTCTTATGGCTTCGCTGGCTTAA
- a CDS encoding type II toxin-antitoxin system RelE family toxin: MEVRLHPDVRTYLDDLEDSGTGRCEDSLKRLADEPYRSRPKCDIKKLKGKDKEMYRLRVGDHRFEYFVEDDKVWIVEAFRRGRGYRQEGNKFRSQIIASGRKKVRARTTI; this comes from the coding sequence ATGGAAGTAAGACTACATCCAGATGTTAGAACCTACCTTGATGATCTCGAAGACTCTGGCACTGGAAGATGTGAAGATTCGCTCAAAAGACTTGCTGATGAGCCTTATCGAAGCAGACCGAAATGCGATATTAAGAAACTGAAAGGAAAAGACAAAGAGATGTACAGATTAAGAGTCGGCGACCATCGATTCGAATACTTCGTAGAAGACGACAAAGTCTGGATAGTAGAAGCATTCAGAAGAGGCAGAGGATACAGACAAGAGGGAAATAAGTTTAGAAGTCAGATTATCGCTTCAGGCCGTAAGAAAGTCAGAGCCAGAACTACAATATAG
- a CDS encoding DUF7557 family protein, producing MATTISVDEDTRDQLKKLGEKGESYDDIVKQLIDQYIESRYQKLEEDKEEFEALE from the coding sequence ATGGCAACTACTATATCTGTAGATGAGGACACCCGCGACCAGTTGAAAAAACTGGGTGAAAAAGGCGAAAGCTACGATGACATTGTGAAGCAACTTATAGACCAGTATATCGAGAGCCGTTACCAGAAACTGGAAGAAGACAAGGAAGAATTTGAAGCACTTGAGTGA
- a CDS encoding DUF167 domain-containing protein — MTEFYVKVNPGSEEFKIENGLMPEIYLISEPENGRANSELTEKLSQVLDSRVGIVSGAKSRRKKLVTDLTEKELEKRLSSIQ, encoded by the coding sequence ATGACAGAGTTCTACGTCAAAGTAAATCCTGGCTCCGAAGAGTTCAAGATAGAAAACGGTCTTATGCCGGAAATATATCTCATCTCAGAGCCTGAAAACGGCCGAGCCAACAGCGAACTCACTGAAAAACTAAGTCAGGTCCTGGATTCGCGTGTAGGTATTGTCTCCGGGGCGAAATCCCGGAGAAAGAAACTTGTGACTGATTTAACGGAAAAAGAGCTTGAAAAACGGCTTAGTTCGATTCAATAG
- a CDS encoding FxsA family protein produces MFAYLLIIALTLPFLDFFLLLQATEFLGILYTLALILLTGLIGAELVRREGRTVFRRLTTAVTAKEASRNLIEAALLVFGGLALLTPGFITDLVGFLMVLSPTRQRIMLRIEKKLESNANFTVQTF; encoded by the coding sequence ATGTTCGCCTATCTGCTGATAATCGCGTTGACTCTTCCATTCCTTGATTTCTTTCTGCTGTTACAGGCAACTGAGTTCCTCGGAATACTTTACACACTCGCCTTAATACTACTTACAGGACTAATAGGAGCAGAGCTTGTTCGTAGAGAAGGCAGAACTGTTTTCAGGAGACTGACAACCGCAGTAACCGCAAAGGAAGCATCTCGGAATCTGATAGAAGCAGCTTTACTTGTTTTCGGAGGACTGGCGCTTTTAACACCCGGTTTTATCACAGACCTAGTGGGCTTTCTCATGGTTCTCAGCCCGACACGGCAGCGAATAATGCTTAGAATAGAGAAAAAGCTCGAATCAAACGCAAACTTCACCGTCCAGACCTTTTAA
- a CDS encoding LURP-one-related/scramblase family protein — protein MFESNQYKVKQKALSIGNKYLVYENGEQILDSAQKKLRLKEDFRFKDMDGEPVLKVTTDKMLDIAASYTVEDERTGEPIGGIKEELSFFQHKWKVLDTEGKVIADIIEDNIALALVRRFVTTLVPFSYRIGTENGQLGSINGKLSLRDTYEITLSEDIDDVLDPRMIIAATVLIDAIESN, from the coding sequence ATGTTCGAATCCAACCAGTACAAAGTCAAACAGAAAGCCTTGAGTATAGGAAACAAGTACCTGGTCTATGAGAACGGAGAGCAGATCCTTGACTCCGCGCAGAAAAAGCTGAGGCTGAAAGAGGACTTCCGTTTCAAGGATATGGATGGAGAGCCAGTTCTAAAGGTTACAACAGACAAAATGCTTGATATAGCCGCATCCTACACAGTAGAAGACGAAAGAACCGGCGAGCCGATAGGAGGTATTAAAGAAGAGCTATCGTTTTTCCAGCACAAATGGAAGGTCTTAGATACCGAAGGAAAGGTCATAGCAGATATTATAGAAGACAATATTGCGCTTGCGCTCGTCCGCAGATTTGTAACCACGCTCGTTCCTTTCAGCTACCGCATAGGAACGGAGAACGGACAGCTAGGTTCGATCAACGGCAAGCTATCTCTGAGAGATACTTACGAGATAACCCTCTCCGAAGATATCGACGACGTACTTGATCCACGGATGATTATTGCGGCAACGGTTTTGATCGACGCTATTGAATCGAACTAA
- a CDS encoding Cdc6/Cdc18 family protein, whose amino-acid sequence MNSFRNSVIEDARVLTADYLPNEMVARDSERQEIARNLRPMTEDQPPIDMLIYGPPGTGKTSMARYVVEELKSKMFANSAYVNCFSHKSKFEIFYEMLDKKLTVPRDGTSTEKVIQLFREKVRDSPTVIIVDEADQVVDDEVMFELSKLNNTGLIMIANDSNVFGHFDSRVRSRLSGVRKIHFRSYSVDQIVEILKRRREHGLRTDSVSDKQLKAIAKAADGDARVGLNSLRTAAQESEKQGNENITDKIIEQSVEVSKSRTRISSLERLNKHQKTVYEILEENGRMKMGNIYQSYCEQIDDNKSKRTIRRYMNKMEAYEVIDSEGAKKAKRYALAD is encoded by the coding sequence GTGAACAGTTTCCGTAATTCGGTTATTGAAGATGCCCGGGTCTTGACTGCGGATTATTTGCCGAATGAGATGGTTGCCCGGGACTCTGAGCGTCAGGAGATCGCCCGGAACTTACGTCCGATGACAGAAGATCAGCCGCCTATTGACATGCTGATCTACGGTCCGCCGGGAACAGGAAAGACCTCTATGGCGCGTTACGTGGTCGAAGAGCTGAAATCGAAGATGTTTGCGAACTCGGCTTATGTCAACTGTTTTTCCCATAAATCCAAGTTCGAGATTTTCTACGAGATGCTGGATAAGAAGCTGACAGTTCCCAGAGACGGGACCTCAACGGAGAAGGTGATACAGCTGTTCCGGGAAAAGGTCAGAGACTCTCCGACCGTTATAATCGTCGATGAGGCCGATCAGGTTGTAGATGATGAGGTCATGTTCGAGCTAAGTAAGCTCAACAACACAGGTTTGATCATGATTGCTAATGACTCGAATGTATTCGGCCATTTCGATAGCAGGGTTAGAAGCCGGCTTTCCGGTGTCCGGAAGATCCATTTCAGAAGCTACAGCGTCGATCAGATAGTGGAGATCCTGAAAAGACGCAGAGAACACGGTCTAAGGACAGACTCGGTCTCAGATAAACAGCTGAAGGCTATAGCAAAAGCCGCTGATGGAGATGCCAGGGTAGGTCTTAACTCTCTTCGTACTGCGGCCCAGGAATCTGAAAAGCAAGGAAACGAAAATATAACTGATAAAATAATCGAACAGTCTGTTGAAGTTTCGAAAAGCCGTACAAGGATTAGCTCGCTAGAAAGGCTGAACAAGCATCAGAAAACAGTGTATGAAATACTTGAAGAAAACGGCAGAATGAAAATGGGTAACATATATCAGAGCTACTGCGAGCAGATAGATGATAACAAGTCGAAGAGAACTATAAGGCGTTATATGAACAAGATGGAGGCTTACGAGGTTATAGATTCTGAAGGAGCTAAAAAGGCTAAACGTTATGCGTTAGCTGATTAG
- a CDS encoding CBS domain-containing protein has protein sequence MESEATIKEVMTDGVIAVEKDKSVVDAAKILREEGIRGLVVVDQGEAVGVIVCRDLVYEVVSKGKNPKQTSVEEVMSKDLIVAEEQELLNDVAMAMIKNDISRVPVVRQDMLVGIVTQSDILRAWPGFAEIMEEKGELEQAATPRETMTSGVCEDCENYSEDVREVNGMQLCPECRDSPDQ, from the coding sequence ATGGAATCCGAAGCCACTATCAAAGAAGTCATGACCGATGGAGTTATCGCGGTCGAAAAGGACAAATCCGTAGTAGATGCGGCCAAGATACTCAGAGAGGAAGGGATCAGAGGTCTTGTAGTAGTAGATCAGGGAGAAGCTGTAGGCGTAATTGTATGTAGAGACTTGGTCTATGAAGTTGTCTCTAAGGGCAAGAATCCGAAGCAGACTTCTGTAGAGGAAGTAATGAGTAAGGATCTGATAGTGGCGGAAGAACAGGAGCTTCTAAACGATGTAGCTATGGCGATGATTAAAAACGATATTTCAAGAGTGCCGGTTGTACGTCAGGACATGCTTGTCGGGATTGTAACTCAGAGCGATATTCTGCGCGCATGGCCAGGATTCGCAGAGATCATGGAGGAAAAAGGCGAGCTTGAACAGGCAGCTACGCCTAGAGAGACAATGACTTCAGGGGTATGTGAGGACTGTGAGAACTACTCTGAGGATGTCAGAGAGGTAAACGGGATGCAGCTCTGTCCGGAGTGCCGGGACTCTCCTGACCAGTAG
- a CDS encoding mechanosensitive ion channel family protein, which produces MAIENMEFLNPFFTSSEMIFRLVRFATAFAIGIILTRLTATTLSKRVLDLKKYSTHRISNIIQLIGFSVSLVVALEAGQFGNLLTVVGTLAAALTVAIGFGMREEVANYVAGIFIHMQNPYVKGDYIKIGEEQGRVKEIGMRATVLNESTRSDVIVPNSKIDSNPVRNYTRGTKNYASIIVSVDNEDVQQAEEILLESASSMEKILERPEPEVKYLEIEEKVKIKLNYTVKGSPVDTRSRIISEFNRKAVEAEIYGKDEEEK; this is translated from the coding sequence ATGGCCATAGAAAACATGGAGTTCCTTAACCCGTTTTTCACCAGCTCCGAGATGATATTCCGGCTGGTAAGATTTGCCACAGCCTTCGCTATAGGGATAATACTGACGCGTCTAACCGCTACCACGCTATCCAAGCGAGTACTGGATCTGAAAAAGTACTCAACACATAGAATCAGCAATATAATACAGCTAATCGGTTTCTCGGTCTCATTGGTTGTAGCACTGGAAGCAGGACAGTTCGGAAATCTTCTGACAGTTGTAGGTACTCTGGCGGCCGCACTTACAGTAGCTATAGGTTTCGGGATGCGAGAAGAGGTCGCAAACTATGTGGCAGGAATCTTCATCCACATGCAAAACCCTTATGTCAAAGGCGATTACATTAAGATCGGAGAAGAACAGGGTAGAGTCAAGGAGATCGGGATGCGAGCTACGGTGCTTAACGAATCGACGAGAAGTGATGTGATCGTTCCTAACTCGAAGATTGATTCGAATCCGGTTAGAAATTACACTAGAGGCACGAAAAACTATGCGTCAATAATCGTGTCTGTTGACAATGAAGATGTACAGCAGGCAGAAGAGATCTTACTTGAATCAGCTTCCAGCATGGAGAAAATACTGGAGAGACCGGAACCAGAGGTCAAGTACCTGGAGATAGAGGAAAAGGTAAAGATAAAGCTTAACTACACAGTTAAAGGCTCTCCGGTCGATACTCGCTCACGGATAATATCCGAGTTCAACAGGAAAGCTGTGGAAGCTGAGATCTACGGAAAAGACGAGGAAGAAAAATAA